The sequence below is a genomic window from Lolium perenne isolate Kyuss_39 chromosome 7, Kyuss_2.0, whole genome shotgun sequence.
TATCAGTGAAAGATGTACACGGAGATGCCACGTTGACCAAGTAGTTTGGGCTTGAGGGTGTTTTCACTGGTTTGCAAAATTGAGTATCTAAAGTGAATGGTGTTAGAGTTGAGACCTTGTGGTGCTTTTTAGGTTTGACTGGGTAAAAATGGACTTGTTCCTGAATAAAATGAAGGAAGTCTCTTTATGCTTTATACTTGCAACAATGAAATAAGACGTAATTACCTTGAATCCTTTCAGAAAttcatcatcttcttcatcttccaaaaTTTCTTCCTCATCGACTTGGTCACGGTCTAGTAACCTGTGAGGCCAGTGGCAAACAAAATTGTGTCATCCAAAGCACAGCACTCGTGCCGCATAAAGATGAAGTAGTGCAAAATACCACTAAAACATTTTGAGAAATGGACACAATGCCATATAGGGTCACGTTTGTTTTCACATTCTCTAAATTACCATATAGGGTATGTTTGGCTATTGCACCTACTTTGGTTGTTCTGCGGCTTCTGCCGAGAGGCGTAGATGACTACAAAATATGTGCTAAGTGTTTCTGGCCAGACCAGGTCTCTCACCTGGCAAAGCAAGATTTTTATTCTGAACATACTGAACATTGTCTACAGTATATCTGTTTTGGAAATAAAGTGTTTACCTATCTATTGCGGCATCATCATAATGTATTTGGCGGGACTTGTCAGCTTCATCATTGTCATCGTCAAAAAGTTCTTTTGACCCATACCGGATAATATCATCTAATTCCTCCTGAAAACGACATAAATTGATTAACCATTGAGAAATATAGATACACACAATGATTTTGAAACAAAAACCCAAACTTCGACATATATTCTCAAGTAACAGCTAATATGAAAAAAAACACATTCTACCACAGCTTCAAATCAGGTAAACAAAAATCTCGTGTTACTATTTGCCAGGTCGTTGGCACCAGGCAAGGCCAATGTGACAAGGGGCCAGTAGAAGTTAATTGATagatttctcaaaaaaaaaaaacttgtgaagCAAAAACTGTTTTTTTTATATAAGAGCCTGCATCTAAATGAGTTCAATAATCATCAACTGTAGCACCAGGTGTCAAAACTTGTGAAATGTAAAATAATCGAATGAAAGGATAGGAACCAGATGCCACATGCACCATAAAAGAAAACTTGACTTCCATTCTGAGATAGCATGCAATTAGTCAATTTGTGATAAAATAAACATAACTCTGTAAATAGGAAAAAACATAAAACTATATAAAAATTCATGTTTTAACACCTGTGAAATATTAGAATGCTAATCCGTACAATTACCTGATTGACATTATTACCCTTTGTGAGTTTACCAACAACTAAGTGCTCCAGTATCATCTTTTTCTTTGTAAGCTGCATCATTCTCTCCTCAATTGTGCCTCGACTAACAAGTCTATATATCATAACCTGCAGGTGAAAACAGATTTTAAAAGGCCAATAGTTaagaatcaaaacacaaaaagtcAACGATTCAATAAAGCATAACAGCCTGGGGTACAATACCTTGCTAGTCTGCCCTAGTCGATGGGCTCTTGCCATAGCTTGCAAATCCGCATGCGGGTTCCAATCACTGTATGCAATTGGTAGATGTAGGTtaccaaaaaaaattaaaatatgaaaTTATATTGTATAAACAAGGAGATTGATTCACCTGTCATAGATAATTACAGTATCAGCCGTTGCCAAATTTATACCCAGGCCACCAGCTCTGGTAGAAAGAAGAAAGCAGAACCTAGTAGAATTCTTGGCATTGTAGCGATCTATTCGTATCTGCCTTTCAGCACCACCTATCTTGCCATCAATGCGTTCATAGCTCCATTTCTAAAACATTTGATGTTTAAAATAGAGTAAATGAGTTTGCCTGCATAAGTGCATAACTAACATATGTGGCCACAAGAAGATAGTTAAATACCCTGTAGCTTAAATAATCCTCCAGTAGGTCCAACATATGCTGGAACTGTGAATAGATAAGGACTCTGTGGCCCTGTTCTTTCAGCTTCACCATCATCTTGTCCAACAGTTGCATCTTTCCAGAAGAATCTAAAAGCCTCCTACAAAATCAAGCAAACCAAAGAGAAGTAAATATTATATTGAATTTAAATTTCAATTGGTGAACTTACTCAGCAAATCATATAAGCATTCCAGCAGATTATGCAGAAGTTTTACTCTATCTGGAACTAACGATGACTGTAAACAAGATGTTTGCAGCCAAAACAGAACCTAAGCAATTGGTGATAAATTTGTTTATGATTTTGGCTAGCATATACCTTTATTTACTACAATAGTGAAAGTCTGAGATTCAAAATCACGCCGGGCATAAAACCCGCTACCTAAAGCCTGAACCTGTATAGTCCGAACCCGAAAAACCCGAACATTATATCGTGAAGTGCTGGTACCCGAATTACACGATCAATCCGAAATGAACTGCAGCCTAGTAAAGAAACTTCCGCACATAAGAAGCCCACCAGTAAAAACTCCTGCAGACAGGAAGCCTAGCCCAAGATCTCCCCACGAAACCTAGGTTTCCTATGCCCCCGTCCCCAGATTCCATCTCCACGCGGCCCCAACCTCTCCCAGTCCCATCCGCCATAGCATGCATCCACAGCTCCACTCACCTACAGGCTACAGCTTCTTGTTCTCGCTTTCTCTCCGTCAACGCCTCGGACTCCGGAGGTCGCCACCATGTTCTCCTCCTCTGTTTTCCCATGCAGCTCGCAGTGCTGCCCGCCGCACTGCTTTTCCCCAAGGTCGCCACCAAGCTAGCAGCTGTGACCCTCTCCTCACCTTCTACACGCAGGCCTGGCCGTTATGGTCACTGTAGGCAACTACTTCAACTTTCCCCAATAGCGAGCAGCACATTCGTTTCCTATTCAGATGAATCAGGAAAACCTGAACCCGAATTTTCGGGCACCTGAACTGTCATGTTTCGATTATTTTGGAAGAATTTCAGGTGTCAGAACTGAAAACCTGAATTTTGTAAAACCCGAATAACCTGACCCGAAATTTCGGGTAAACCCGAACACCCACCCTGAATTGAAAACTCCAGTGACATATGTATTTTCATGTAGATGAGAAGATAAGATTAACAGACAATGTCTACATTCTGAAAGCAAATGAAGAACTGCAACATAAGGTCATAGCTTCGAAGTTGGAATGTTCATGACACCTAGTACACAGACACTGGCAGGTGTTCTGTTGTGCAAGCACATTATTACGTAAAAGAACAACAGCAAAGCCCAAGAAGCGAAATCTGAAGAGTCAAGAGTGCAAAATAAATGTAGAATAGGCCAAACAAAGAAAAAAAGCAGAGATAAAAGAAGGAATataacaagaaaataaaaaggagaCTTCAACAAACAAACCTTAAACCTTCTTCTGGGCTCTCGGGCTCAGTATCAGGTTCATCTGTCATGAATCCATGGCAACAAAGTTTGCGCAGCTCCATTACAACATTTATAAGGGAAACCTGGAATCAGACAAACATGAATTGTCAGAATCCAGAATAGGCCAACACAAACCACAACATGGAAATTATAATATAACTATTACATGTCCACCACCGCGACGAGATAACACCGCGTAATTCTTGGTGAGAATTGCCTTGTAGTATTCTTTCTGTTTGGTTGTCAGCTCGACTCTTAAAATCAGCTCCTTTTTTGGAGGAAGATCCTTCATAACATCTTTCTTGAACCCTATTTTATACCACATATGAAACAAAGTCGACATTATGCCCGATGAAAACACTCAAATTGTAACTTGATCTATATCCTACTCTCAGCGGCTTTATTTCTGAGTTCACTAAATCAATTCTACTCATATTGCACCTCATGTAGCATTTGCAAAACATATGCCCACCGTAACATAAAGGGAGTGGAAGAACCATGGCACATCATTTTGTAAACTCGTAAATTTCATCAATGTAATTATTACCATTATTGTCAGATCATAAATGTTACATGAACATGCAACTAACATTATGGATTTCCATAATATATTCATCTGCATTTGTGCAAAGCTTAGCTTAAATTGAGGTGCCACCATTCACACTATTATAATCAAAACCAAGGAAACATTCAGTCAGGATCAACGAAAGGCTCCAATGACTAGTGCTAAGTCTAAAATCCTTAACATGATATAAGGAAAACCATATATCCAACGGAAACAAAAGATATGATATATTCATACTCCGGAGAAGGTGTGGCTTCAGCATCGCATGGAGCTTCTCAACTTGCTTGTCTTGGTTAATATCCTTAAACTCCTCTTGGAGATCAGATATACTCCCAAACTACAAACATAAGCGCCGTACCATTACATGACAGAAGTATAGAACGTAATATTTAATGCAACAGGAAATCAGAAGATTGGTCAATCAGCATATGTGAAGCAAGGAAAGTGTTAGGCAACCAAATATAAGCATATTCGGTTTGCACAAATCCTAATCCCTCCCATAATTAGTGTCTGCTGTATAGAATGTAATCAAGTCATTATGGCTAGGATTAGTACGGTTTTTTTTTTGGTAACTTTAGTAGGGATTATTTCCTTGTATATGTTGTCTCTTTGGCTATATATATGAGGTATCAGGAAAGTCGCAATTGTGACCTCAATTCCCCAACTCACACGGCATCAGAGCATAAACTAGGATGACAGTGGATGAAGAAGATGTAAAATAGGATAGGCAAGAAGGCCTAATGCGCTACAGTAGCATAAACCAGATAACATAAAATGATAGCAACCGTGAATCAGCGTATCTTACAGTATCTCCCTCGAGGAAGTGCATCAGCATGAAAAGCTCATCCAGGTTATTCTGCAGAAGAAACAAAGACAGGATATCAACTTTACATGCATAGCATATAGTTACAAGATAACAATTAAATAAATGAATAAGTTTTCAAGTTAAAAAAatagcaacaacaataacaaAGCACTTTGTCCAAAGCaacttggggtaggctagagatgAGCCGACAAAAACGTATGGCAACAAAAGAGTGAAGAAAGATGAAAGTAAACAAAGTACAAGAAGACTAAATTAAGGTTTCGGCACATGGATTGCTAATTTCCATGCTGTCCTATCGAGTAAAAACAAAATAACATAAGCAAGTAAATGGGATGAAAAATGAATGTAAAATTGGTGTGATATTTTTATATATCGACTGGATGATGCCATAAAATTAAGTGTATGCCAGAGTAGGGTCAAGGTTCTCTGGTTTTTATCCAAAATGCAATATTCTGGTGCCTAACTCTTAGACACTAAATGAGTAAGTACAGAGAAGTATACTGATAAGCACATAAAAATGTGATTGTCCATATAATAAATATCCTAGTATGCCACAAAGCCCTTGGGATGTCTTAATATGGAAGATACACTGATAAGCACTCATGAAAGTATGCATACTCTTCAATAAGCAAGGAAAATTATTTGCCACAGGTAGTAAAAAAGCAAAAAAGGCTAATGATCCGCTGCTGAAAGCCCTAGAGAAATAGTAATAATACTTCAAAAAGAATACTACCAGCCATAAGCAATTAAGCATGAACAAAAAATAATTTTCCATAAAACAGGGGAATACAGCATAATAATTAAAGCAATAAATGTAGAGCAGTAACCTGAACTGGTGTCCCCGTTAAGAGAACACGATGTTGAGTATGATAATCTTTAAGTAGACCAAACAACTTAGAATCTTTATTCTTCAACCGATGCCCCTCATCCACAATCTGTGATGCACAATAAGACAAGTTAGTGAAAACATCAGAGTGTAACAAATATCCTCAAGAAAATGAAGTGGAAACAGAAGTACCATGCATTCCCATTCTATAGTTTTCAGAACAGCCGAGTCCATGTTAATCATCTCATAAGATGTCAAAAGGACATCAAACTTTATTCTTGACTGCTTCTTTTCATCATTAGATGAAGATGATTTATTTTTCTTCACCTTATTAGGTTTATCTTTGGAGTAGTAAAATTCATACTTCTTGATAATATCTCGCGACGCTGCGGATCCAAAATACATCAGCTGACAACAAATAGGAGAAACTTCAGTAGTGAACACTTAGATCTGTCTGGAATATAAAAAAGCTGTATTTCAAATTAGTTCATCCCACGTACGACATTCATTTGAGGTGCCCAAGTTGCAAATTCACGCTCCCAATTTCGCAAGGTTGAGAGGGGGGCAACGACCAGATGAGGACCAAACTTGTCTTCAGACACAGAGGCCACAAAAGCAATGCTTTGTATCGTTTTCCCTGCATTATTTTGTCATCATTTTCTACAGATCTCGACACAACATTTGATCTATATTAGCATACTCATAATAATAATATCTTACCAAGACCCATCTCATCTCCCAGGATGACACGTCTATTAGTGGACCATGAATAGCGCAGAAAGTTTAACCCTTCAAGCTGATAAGGATGCAGTGTGCCTTCAATACCAAGAAAATGCATTCAAAGAATGAACATGTAGACATGTCCCATTAAATTTATAGTCAACTAAATTTTAAATTCTAGTATCTAGAATAATTCATGCTTAATAGCATACCACCAGAAAGAAACTTGGGAGTCCCATCAACACGACGCATCTCGCGAATGGCGCTCTTGCTCTTGTCAGTGGACTTCTTGCGTCTGGACAGAATTTCACTATAACGCTCAATCTGAGGTTGGAACACTGAGATGTCAGACTCATTTTCCCATGTACATTCTTCGTATGAAAGTTCCTTCCATTTCACGTAGTATTCTTTTTCACCAGTAGAGTTTTTTCTGTTCAAAATATAAAAATGGGATCAGAAATATCAAGATATCAGTCAATTTTTGCTATATAGTAATGCTTGGATACATAGGTGGAAGATAAAAGGTGGCACATTCAGAAAACTGAGACCCGCCCTAAGATAGCACTATGATTGAAAATTttgattgtattccatatgagGACCATGGACAACAGGATACATTAGGGAAGAAATGTAATTGAGTAACTGCCTGCTCTCAGGATAAACACCATAAACAGTAAGTGAATGGATTTGGTAACGCAAACTTCGCAAAACATACATTTTTCGAAAGAAGATAAAAACAAAAGCTTTGTGTCTCGATGCATAGATAGAAAACATGCATGCATGTGCTAGTACGCCAAAGTCTGGCAGGCCACATAATCAAATAGTGACAAGAACTTATACATATGGGAGAAAGATCGCATCTTATTGTTAGCACCAACATACAAGGTAAAATGTGACTGAACCGCATTAATGCAATTTTGTTAGTTGACCTCCATACCTGCTAGAGAGGACCCTGTCAACAGTTGTCCACTCAGGCCTAATTGGAACATAGTCATCGTCAGATCTATCAATTGACTCAAACTGCCTATTGAAGTTATTTAATCTAGTTTTCAACCGAGGGTGTATCTTTGCAGCTTCTAAATATTCATCTTCTGGCACCCTGATACAAAGAAAGTCAACAGTTAATAAAGGAAAGGCGGTAAGGAATGATTCTGCAGTGCTCAGGACAGGCAGTAACTACCAAGTGCAGTGAATGTGTGACAATCCTTTCCATTTTATCAGATACCGCTTGACAGGCTTTTTCTTCGATCTAGACTCTACAGAACTAGTCTCTTCAGAAGCAACCTCTGGAGTTTCGCAATCTAATATCTTCTCCATCTCTGTCAGTGGGCTTACCTGATAATAACAAACAACGTGCTTTGGTAAACCAACAGTATCAATCATAAGGTGAAAAGATGGATCAAGAGAGCAAATACATACACATTCAGGACAGCTCCATTTATCAGATGTGATATTTAGGCAAGGGGTCAAACATTTCCGGTGAAATGCATACGTACATGTCGAACAAGA
It includes:
- the LOC127319101 gene encoding CHD3-type chromatin-remodeling factor PICKLE: MSSLVERLRVRSDKRPRYTLDESDDDLPPRGGSGKGKDWQDDAPAKQIEREDLKEDACQKCGLNENLVSCSTCTYAFHRKCLTPCLNITSDKWSCPECVSPLTEMEKILDCETPEVASEETSSVESRSKKKPVKRYLIKWKGLSHIHCTWVPEDEYLEAAKIHPRLKTRLNNFNRQFESIDRSDDDYVPIRPEWTTVDRVLSSRKNSTGEKEYYVKWKELSYEECTWENESDISVFQPQIERYSEILSRRKKSTDKSKSAIREMRRVDGTPKFLSGGTLHPYQLEGLNFLRYSWSTNRRVILGDEMGLGKTIQSIAFVASVSEDKFGPHLVVAPLSTLRNWEREFATWAPQMNVLMYFGSAASRDIIKKYEFYYSKDKPNKVKKNKSSSSNDEKKQSRIKFDVLLTSYEMINMDSAVLKTIEWECMIVDEGHRLKNKDSKLFGLLKDYHTQHRVLLTGTPVQNNLDELFMLMHFLEGDTFGSISDLQEEFKDINQDKQVEKLHAMLKPHLLRRFKKDVMKDLPPKKELILRVELTTKQKEYYKAILTKNYAVLSRRGGGHVSLINVVMELRKLCCHGFMTDEPDTEPESPEEGLRRLLDSSGKMQLLDKMMVKLKEQGHRVLIYSQFQHMLDLLEDYLSYRKWSYERIDGKIGGAERQIRIDRYNAKNSTRFCFLLSTRAGGLGINLATADTVIIYDSDWNPHADLQAMARAHRLGQTSKVMIYRLVSRGTIEERMMQLTKKKMILEHLVVGKLTKGNNVNQEELDDIIRYGSKELFDDDNDEADKSRQIHYDDAAIDRLLDRDQVDEEEILEDEEDDEFLKGFKVANFEYIDEAKALAAKEEARRKAEAEAASNKANFWEDLLKDRYVAPEVEEDTAMGKGKRSRKQMATADEDDITGLHDLSSEDEDYSYDNDDVSDNDTNVPANITGRKGQYSKKNSRNVDSLPLMEGEGRALRVYGFNQIQRTQFLQTLMRYGFQNYDWKEYLPRLKGKSAEEIQRYAELVMVHLVEDISESGTYADGVPKEMRSDETLVRLAKISLVEEKVASMEQGKITKLFPSYLLHEFPGLSGGRVWKGEHDLLLLKALVKHGYARWQYISDDRENGLFEAARRELNLPSANELISSQPNNEANGNLESPQEVQVNPTSLSQYRDIQRKIVEFIRKRYHILEKCLDIEYAVIKTKTPVPDDLTEQNVYGGQSPAVPDISEVLRELPPLVPISAKEVASDGTADQAQFPHLYNKMCGVLEDSGVRALNSFCGDKAASSSLVNSLHQLEKVCEGVDRILRVQENGTTSKEEVVDASVKEATPPEDAVTEAVNGDLPSTVKPEDKMEVEG